One part of the Phaenicophaeus curvirostris isolate KB17595 chromosome 2, BPBGC_Pcur_1.0, whole genome shotgun sequence genome encodes these proteins:
- the SMIM26 gene encoding small integral membrane protein 26 has protein sequence MRPAVWNARAALLYSLGGWTLLGAMLHYNSTSTGTESGGSPENEEDPQANQGPRREIFTRQTFIGEVTTIITYKEELPPITRLLRRVKSFFDSSDSPPSED, from the exons ATGCGGCCGGCGGTGTGGAACGCGCGGGCGGCGCTGCTGTACTCGCTGGGCGGGTGGACGCTGCTGGGGGCCATGCTGCACTACAACTCCACGAGCACCGGCACCGAGAGCGGCGGCAGCCCCG AGAATGAAGAGGATCCTCAGGCAAACCAAGGACCCCGCAGGGAAATATTCACTAGACAAACATTTATTGGAGAAGTGACAACAATAATAACCTATAAGGAAGAGCTGCCTCCTATTACTCGACTGCTTCGGCGTGTGAAATCATTCTTTGATTCCAGTGACAGCCCTCCTTCTGAAGACTGA